A single window of Bombus affinis isolate iyBomAffi1 chromosome 15, iyBomAffi1.2, whole genome shotgun sequence DNA harbors:
- the LOC126925163 gene encoding uncharacterized protein LOC126925163 encodes MSKFLFKSIRLFLIKNNSNVNQYVQNFSKSCINHADEEKKKGKTTRIPKITLIHTDKSVSVISLENAEKLAKRRNLELVHVSDTSKSGRSVYELVSSSKIDEMTNNVKVCKDEQKIKSIKIFTIKQNIMNYDLNVKINNINKTLKKNYKAKILFSHPNGPQEEVIKEIKKKIRGFISGTQKNKDSTILIYTPLLKDENISSKEDVNDK; translated from the exons ATgtccaaatttctatttaaatcaattagattatttttaattaagaatAACAGTAACGTAAATCAGTATGTTCAAAATTTTAGTAAAAGTTGTATAAATCATGCAGAtgaggagaaaaagaaaggaaagactaCAAGGATTCCCAAAATTACACTTATACATACAGATAAATCTGTTTCTGTCATTTCATTAGAGAACGCAGAAAAATTAGCTAAAAGACGAAATCTTGAGTTAGTACATGTATCAGATACATCTAAAAGTGGTAGAAGTGTGTATGAACTTGTAAGTTCTTCAAAGATTGATGAGATGACAAACAATGTAAAAGTATGTAAAGATGAACAGAAGATAAAGTCTATTAAGATATTTACTATAAAACAGAATATTATGAATTATGatttaaatgtaaaaattaataatattaacaaaacgttaaaaaaaaattataaggcTAAAATATTGTTTTCCCACCCTAACGGGCCTCAA gaagaggtgataaaagaaattaaaaaaaagatacgGGGATTTATCTCAGGAACACAGAAGAACAAAGATAGTACTATACTTATATATACTCCTTTATTAAAAGatgaaaatatttcttcaaaggAAGATGTTAATGATAAGTAA